A window of the Oscillospiraceae bacterium NTUH-002-81 genome harbors these coding sequences:
- a CDS encoding reverse transcriptase domain-containing protein — protein MRSPENVLESLKSKACNKSYKYERLYRNLYNPQFYLLAYQRIQAKPGNMTAGTDGKTIDGMGMARINALIEKMRDFSYQPNPARRTYIPKSNGKMRPLGIPSFDDKLIQEVVRLILESIYEPTFSDYSHGFRINRSCHTALKYVQKYFTGTKWFVEGDIKGCFDNVDHHVLIAILRKRIADEYFIGLLWKFLKAGYMEDWNYHNTYSGTPQGSIISPILANIYMNELDSYMAEYAEKFNGGNRRKINPAFKKKLDVCRGKEQRLKRNISKMSVEEKEGLIAEIRELRRSLKSIPYSDQMDDSYKRLCYIRYADDFLIGVIGSKEDAEQIKQDVGYFIRDKLHLEMSEEKTLITHGHDAAKFLGYEVTIAKGEHNKKTKTGATRRVNNGKVLLYVPHDKWVKRLFSYNALKIKYDKQNGNKEVWEPVRRTRLLHLDDLEILNQYNAEIRGLYNYYRLANNVSVLNNFYYVMRYSMLKTFAGKYRTRISRIIRKYRQGKDFVVEYPKKNGKVGKVLFYNNGFRRDTKVESGNPDIVARIFENYGRNSLIKRLQANRCEWCGAENVPLEIHHIRKLKDLSGRKQWEIAMIGRKRKTMALCIDCHDKLHAGKLD, from the coding sequence ATGAGAAGTCCTGAAAATGTGTTGGAAAGCCTAAAATCCAAGGCGTGTAACAAGAGTTACAAGTACGAGCGGTTATACCGCAACCTGTACAATCCACAATTCTATCTGCTGGCATATCAGCGGATACAGGCGAAACCAGGCAACATGACAGCCGGAACAGACGGCAAAACCATTGACGGAATGGGAATGGCAAGGATAAACGCCCTCATTGAAAAGATGCGGGATTTTAGTTATCAGCCTAACCCGGCAAGGAGAACGTATATCCCGAAATCCAATGGGAAAATGCGTCCTCTGGGGATACCGTCATTCGACGATAAACTGATACAGGAGGTGGTGCGGCTCATCTTGGAGAGTATTTATGAGCCAACCTTTAGCGACTATTCCCACGGTTTCCGTATAAACAGAAGCTGTCATACGGCACTCAAATATGTGCAGAAATATTTTACGGGGACAAAGTGGTTCGTTGAGGGGGATATAAAGGGCTGTTTTGACAACGTAGACCATCATGTGTTGATTGCTATTTTGCGAAAGCGGATTGCAGATGAATATTTCATCGGTCTGCTCTGGAAGTTCTTGAAAGCTGGATATATGGAGGATTGGAATTACCACAATACTTATTCCGGAACTCCGCAAGGCTCCATCATCAGCCCTATCCTGGCAAACATCTACATGAACGAACTGGACAGTTATATGGCAGAGTATGCAGAGAAATTCAACGGCGGAAACCGCCGTAAAATCAATCCTGCGTTCAAGAAGAAATTGGATGTCTGCCGAGGAAAAGAACAAAGGCTTAAAAGAAATATCTCTAAAATGAGCGTGGAAGAAAAAGAGGGCTTAATTGCAGAAATCCGGGAACTTCGGCGTAGTCTGAAATCTATACCGTATAGCGACCAGATGGACGATAGCTATAAACGGCTTTGCTATATCCGATACGCCGATGATTTCTTAATCGGAGTTATCGGCAGCAAAGAGGACGCAGAACAGATTAAACAAGATGTAGGCTACTTTATCCGGGACAAACTCCATCTGGAAATGTCCGAGGAAAAGACATTGATTACTCATGGACACGACGCTGCGAAGTTCTTGGGATATGAGGTCACAATCGCCAAAGGCGAACACAACAAAAAGACCAAAACCGGGGCTACCAGACGGGTAAACAATGGAAAAGTCTTACTTTATGTTCCCCATGATAAGTGGGTAAAACGATTGTTCTCCTACAATGCCCTCAAGATTAAATATGACAAACAAAATGGAAACAAAGAGGTTTGGGAGCCTGTCCGGCGCACTCGCCTGTTGCACTTGGACGATTTGGAAATCCTAAACCAATACAACGCAGAAATCCGTGGATTGTATAACTACTACCGACTTGCAAACAACGTGTCTGTACTCAATAACTTCTACTATGTAATGAGATACAGTATGCTCAAAACCTTTGCTGGAAAATATCGGACACGAATCAGCAGAATTATCCGCAAGTACCGTCAAGGAAAAGATTTTGTTGTGGAATATCCGAAGAAAAACGGCAAGGTCGGAAAGGTATTGTTTTACAATAATGGGTTCCGCCGGGACACTAAAGTAGAAAGCGGAAATCCTGATATAGTAGCAAGAATTTTTGAGAATTATGGGCGTAATAGCCTTATAAAAAGACTGCAAGCAAACAGGTGTGAGTGGTGTGGCGCAGAGAATGTGCCGCTTGAAATACACCATATACGAAAACTCAAAGATTTAAGTGGCAGAAAACAATGGGAAATCGCCATGATTGGGCGTAAGCGCAAGACAATGGCACTCTGCATTGACTGTCACGATAAGTTACACGCAGGAAAGTTAGACTGA
- a CDS encoding SpoVG family protein, with amino-acid sequence MSKTNTEKMAPETQTPEMANGMKLDVRVRPIAPMGNLLAFANVTIGGCFKIDGFRICSSEKGLYVNMPATQDKGGNWKDVCWPVTAEFRKQLNDALIDGYGQAIENLQATLEATKGAAEKPSLTGALKENAGKVKEQPAKPATSKNEQAR; translated from the coding sequence ATGAGTAAAACCAATACAGAAAAAATGGCGCCGGAGACACAGACGCCGGAAATGGCAAACGGCATGAAGCTGGATGTCCGCGTGCGTCCGATTGCCCCAATGGGAAACCTGCTGGCGTTTGCCAATGTTACGATTGGCGGATGCTTTAAGATTGACGGCTTCCGTATCTGTTCCAGTGAAAAGGGGCTGTATGTCAATATGCCCGCAACCCAGGATAAGGGAGGCAACTGGAAAGATGTCTGCTGGCCGGTTACGGCAGAGTTCCGCAAGCAGCTCAACGATGCCTTAATCGATGGGTACGGGCAGGCTATTGAAAATTTGCAGGCAACTCTTGAAGCGACAAAGGGAGCAGCGGAAAAACCTTCCCTGACCGGTGCATTGAAAGAAAATGCCGGTAAGGTCAAAGAACAGCCGGCCAAACCGGCCACATCTAAGAATGAGCAGGCTCGCTAA
- a CDS encoding MT-A70 family methyltransferase, whose amino-acid sequence MPETKQYGIIYADPPWHYDRKHGSGVAENHYPTMSIEEICALPVSELAAKDSALFLWATFPQLNEAFRVIDVWGFKYKTLAFLWLKQNRKADSWFYGMGFWTRSNAEVCLLATRGRPKRQCAGIHQFVISHIEQHSKKPDEVRDKIVKLMGDQPRVELFARQKTPGWDVWGNEVNCTLTIPERKG is encoded by the coding sequence ATGCCGGAAACGAAACAGTACGGCATTATCTATGCCGATCCGCCCTGGCATTATGACAGGAAACATGGAAGCGGCGTTGCGGAAAACCATTACCCCACAATGAGCATTGAAGAAATCTGTGCCCTGCCGGTATCGGAACTTGCCGCAAAAGACAGTGCCCTTTTTCTGTGGGCGACCTTCCCGCAGCTCAATGAAGCCTTCCGGGTGATCGATGTCTGGGGATTCAAATATAAAACGCTGGCTTTTCTATGGCTCAAACAGAACCGGAAAGCGGATAGCTGGTTTTATGGCATGGGCTTTTGGACCCGCTCAAACGCGGAGGTCTGCCTGCTGGCAACCAGAGGCCGTCCGAAACGCCAATGTGCGGGAATCCATCAGTTTGTGATCTCCCATATTGAGCAGCACAGCAAGAAACCGGACGAGGTGCGGGATAAGATCGTAAAACTCATGGGCGATCAGCCCAGAGTGGAACTGTTTGCAAGACAAAAGACACCCGGCTGGGATGTATGGGGCAATGAAGTGAACTGTACGCTGACTATACCGGAGCGAAAGGGGTGA